Sequence from the Hamadaea flava genome:
CGGTCTGCGCTGCCTGGCGTACGTGGCGCAGCGAGGTCTCGGCCTGCTCGGGCCGGGTGCGCACGCTGTGCTCGGCCAGCCCGGCGTGCACGTTGACGACCGCGATGTGATGGGCGACGACGTCGTGCAGATCCCGCGCGATGCGTACCCGTTCCTCGGCCACTCGGCGGCGGGCCTCCTCGTCGCGGTTCTGCTCGGCCCGGCGCGCCCGTTCCTCGACCGCCGCGACATACGCCCGGCGGCTGCGGGTCGCGTCGCCGACCGCGGTGGCCATGCCGATCCAGGCCGCCACGCCCAGCGACGGCCCCAGCCAGCCTTGGTCGGTGAACGTGCCGATGGTGGCGTACACGACGACGGCGGAGATTCCGCCCGCCAGCCAGGCCGTGCGCCGGTTGGTGTGCGTACCCACGGTGTAGGCGGCGACGACCGTGGTCGCCACGAACGCCGCCGGGTCCTTCGCCGTCGCGACCGTCACGACGGCCGCCGCCGTCGACAGCACCAGCACCGGCAACGGCCAGCGGCGGCGTACCAGGACCAGACCGAAGGCGACCAGCGCGCCGAGCCAGTCCAGCCAGGTCAGCGCGCGGCCCTCGGTCGAGCCGGGCCGTCCGTAAACCACCATCACGAGGGTGGTCGCAGCGACCGTGGCGGCGAGGGCCGCGTCGAGCACGATCGGGGGCACGCGCCACCAAGGCCGCGGGCGAGTGCCCGGTTCGTCCATGAAGATCACTTTACCCGGCTGGTACGCCCACCGGCGTCTACCAGGCGTGGTACCCCCGCGTACCACGACCGTGGTAGCCGCCGCACCAGCCGAGCCTCAGCCGGTGGGCCGCCCGAACCACCGGGCGAGGCGATCGTCGAGCTCCCGCTGATCGTCGCCGACCCAGGCGACGTGGCCGTCGGGGCGGAGCAGGAGGCCCGGAACGTCCAGTTCCGCAGTGGGGTCCGCGAGGTGATCGACGCGGTCCGACCAACCGCGGGCGGTCAGCCGTCCGGTGCGGTCCAGGAGCAGGCCACGGCCGTGACGCAGCAGGTCGTAGAGGCGGCCCTGGCGTACGCCGACGTCGCGCAGGCGGCGGCCGACCAGGTCGAGGCCCTCGCCGAAGTCGTAGCGGATGTCGATCGCGGTGATCTTCTCGATCAGGTAGCGGTTCACCTCGTCGAAATCCATCAGGTCGGTGAGCAGCCGCCGGACTGCCCGCGCGCCCGGTTCGGCGGAGTGCAGCTCCATCTGGGCGCGGGTGTTGTCGAGCACGTCCGCGGCGACCGGCTGCCGTTCGCCCTGATAGGTGTCCAGCAGCTGGTCCGGCGCCCAGCCGTGAACCTGCGCGGCCAGCTTCCAGCCGAGGTTCACAGCATCCTGTACGCCCAGGTTGAGGCCCTGCCCGCCGGTGGGCGGATGGATGTGCGCCGCGTCGCCGGCCAGCAGCACGCGTCCGACGCGATACCGTTCGGCCAGCCGCGTGGCGTCGCCGAAGCGGGACAACCAGCGCGGCGAGTGCACGCCGAAGTCGGTTCCGGCGAGGGTGCGCAACTGTCGCCGGAAGTCTTCCAGCGTGGGCGGTTCAGCGCGGTCGCTGACGGTCGCGGCGGGGATCACGATGCGATGGATGCCTTCGCCGAAGGCCTGGATGCTGAACCGCTTGTCGGTCCGGCGGATGTCGGCTGTCTTGGCGGCGATCTCCTCCGGCGGTACGCCGACCTCCATCTCGCCCATCAGCGTCTCGGTTCGGGCGGGCTCGCCGGGGAAGCCGACGCCGAGCAGTTTGCGGACCGTGCTGCGCCCGCCGTCACAGCCGACGAGATAACGCGTACGCAGCTGCTGCCCGTCGGCCACCTCCACGGTCACGCCATCGTCGTCCTGCTCGAAGCCGGTCAGTGCGCAACCGCGCCGAATCTGCGCGCCGAGGCCGATCGCGTGCTCTTCGAGCAGGCGCACGACGACCGGCTGCGGGATGCCCAGCAGGTACGCGTGCGCGGAGTCCAGGGTGGGCGCGGGCTTGTCGATGGCGGCGAAGAAGCCGGCGGCCGGGCGCCGCCGCCCGTGTTCGAGGAGGCGGTCCAGCAGGCCGCGCATCGCCATCAGCTCAAGGCTGCGCACGTGCAGGCCGACGATGCGGACGTACGAGACGGGTTCGATGTCCTGTTCCAGGACGAGTACCCGCACATCGTGCAGCCGTAGTTCGGCGGCCAGCATCGCGCCGGTCGGCCCGCAGCCGGC
This genomic interval carries:
- a CDS encoding sensor histidine kinase — translated: MDEPGTRPRPWWRVPPIVLDAALAATVAATTLVMVVYGRPGSTEGRALTWLDWLGALVAFGLVLVRRRWPLPVLVLSTAAAVVTVATAKDPAAFVATTVVAAYTVGTHTNRRTAWLAGGISAVVVYATIGTFTDQGWLGPSLGVAAWIGMATAVGDATRSRRAYVAAVEERARRAEQNRDEEARRRVAEERVRIARDLHDVVAHHIAVVNVHAGLAEHSVRTRPEQAETSLRHVRQAAQTVLDELATILAVLRQNGDATAPTEPVRGLAQLDELLASVAAAGLRVEHRQLGSVRPLPAAVDQAAYRIVQEALTNAHKHGSGQVATLCVEYRQDAVVIDVANPAVANPAAANPAVADPTSADTTSADTTSADAAIDDVGHGLTGMRERAVAVGGSFSAGPIGTGRFQVHAVLPSPARPGEVP
- the rox gene encoding rifampin monooxygenase, with translation MPSQNPQFDVIIAGCGPTGAMLAAELRLHDVRVLVLEQDIEPVSYVRIVGLHVRSLELMAMRGLLDRLLEHGRRRPAAGFFAAIDKPAPTLDSAHAYLLGIPQPVVVRLLEEHAIGLGAQIRRGCALTGFEQDDDGVTVEVADGQQLRTRYLVGCDGGRSTVRKLLGVGFPGEPARTETLMGEMEVGVPPEEIAAKTADIRRTDKRFSIQAFGEGIHRIVIPAATVSDRAEPPTLEDFRRQLRTLAGTDFGVHSPRWLSRFGDATRLAERYRVGRVLLAGDAAHIHPPTGGQGLNLGVQDAVNLGWKLAAQVHGWAPDQLLDTYQGERQPVAADVLDNTRAQMELHSAEPGARAVRRLLTDLMDFDEVNRYLIEKITAIDIRYDFGEGLDLVGRRLRDVGVRQGRLYDLLRHGRGLLLDRTGRLTARGWSDRVDHLADPTAELDVPGLLLRPDGHVAWVGDDQRELDDRLARWFGRPTG